From the genome of Sulfurovum riftiae, one region includes:
- a CDS encoding YceI family protein encodes MKKIFIFTLVAASSLFANTLVVTNGSVKAHTEVFGDSTIDPSTKSITSHLQMDDTIESLKGSVDVSVRKLKSDNETRDEHMVEALESNKYPVAHYTFGKVSKTASGYTIDGILKFHNVERPLKINARIIDNGNSIEIKGKGKFKLSSYNVKPIRLLLLTVRDRIDLNIDVKFKKQ; translated from the coding sequence ATGAAAAAAATATTCATCTTCACACTCGTTGCAGCTTCTTCGCTTTTTGCCAATACACTTGTCGTTACAAATGGCAGTGTTAAAGCACATACCGAAGTGTTTGGTGATTCGACCATCGATCCCTCAACCAAAAGCATCACAAGCCACTTGCAAATGGATGACACGATCGAATCACTCAAGGGCAGTGTCGATGTCTCGGTGCGCAAACTCAAAAGTGATAATGAAACGAGGGATGAACATATGGTAGAAGCCCTTGAAAGCAATAAATACCCTGTGGCGCACTATACCTTTGGCAAAGTATCGAAAACGGCATCGGGCTATACCATTGATGGCATATTGAAGTTTCACAATGTGGAAAGACCCCTTAAGATAAATGCCCGGATAATCGACAATGGAAACAGTATCGAGATCAAAGGAAAAGGAAAATTCAAACTCTCTTCATACAATGTCAAACCGATCAGGCTGCTGCTGCTGACGGTACGTGACAGGATCGATCTGAATATCGATGTGAAGTTCAAGAAGCAGTAG
- the glmS gene encoding methylaspartate mutase subunit S — protein sequence MKVVTGVVGNDIHVVANRLIDISLEERGFEVFNLGVNTYLEEFMDAVIETDADVLLISSLNGEAEGWCRDLKILKSQYDFKDVVFMIGGNLGVGEMDPELIVPKFRNYGFDLVFHQVDLNEGLDQLEATLEARK from the coding sequence ATGAAAGTAGTAACCGGAGTAGTTGGGAACGATATCCATGTCGTAGCCAACAGACTGATCGATATTTCGCTGGAAGAGCGTGGATTTGAAGTATTTAACCTGGGGGTGAACACCTACCTTGAAGAGTTTATGGATGCGGTGATAGAGACCGATGCGGATGTGCTGCTGATCTCTTCGCTCAATGGTGAAGCGGAAGGGTGGTGCCGTGATCTCAAGATCCTCAAAAGCCAGTACGATTTCAAAGATGTGGTCTTTATGATAGGGGGAAACCTGGGTGTAGGCGAGATGGACCCGGAACTCATCGTGCCCAAGTTTAGGAACTACGGTTTTGACCTGGTCTTTCACCAGGTCGACCTGAACGAAGGGCTTGACCAGCTTGAAGCAACTTTGGAGGCACGAAAATGA
- a CDS encoding MBL fold metallo-hydrolase — MKTYRKGRFVGKYDSSTEVNLFKVLKWKLFGKPDIDFGKKSPVPLAVQYTPEQLLQKEDFICWLSHATFLIQLGGKRILIDPVFGDIPFYKRQVDFPYSVEELGKVDYLLVSHVHYDHFDTHSIQMLTVKNPKAVLPLHMSKLLHRTVPSLKSVELDWYESHEKQGLKITLVPAKHWGRRGLFDRNRVLWGGYVLSYEGKNIYFAGDTAPGEHFEEIGRQFEIDYALLPIGAYRPEFIMKHNHLDPQEAFEAFRQLKAKKMVPMHYGTFKLTDEPLDEPLQWIGKIAEANSDKIVILKAGEIYTLTI, encoded by the coding sequence ATGAAAACATACCGCAAAGGCAGATTTGTCGGAAAATACGACAGTTCCACAGAAGTAAATCTGTTTAAAGTGCTGAAATGGAAACTTTTTGGAAAGCCGGATATTGATTTCGGGAAAAAAAGTCCTGTACCTTTGGCAGTACAATATACTCCTGAACAATTGCTGCAAAAAGAGGACTTCATCTGCTGGCTTTCCCATGCAACGTTTCTTATTCAGCTGGGCGGTAAACGTATCCTGATCGATCCGGTCTTCGGAGACATTCCTTTTTACAAACGCCAGGTTGACTTTCCCTACAGTGTAGAGGAGTTGGGAAAGGTGGACTATCTTCTTGTCTCGCATGTACATTATGACCATTTTGACACACACTCGATCCAAATGCTTACAGTAAAAAACCCCAAAGCGGTACTGCCTTTGCATATGTCAAAGCTGCTGCACAGAACAGTACCGTCTTTGAAAAGTGTTGAACTTGACTGGTATGAAAGCCATGAGAAGCAAGGGCTGAAGATCACACTAGTGCCTGCGAAACACTGGGGCAGAAGAGGGCTCTTTGACAGGAACCGTGTACTGTGGGGTGGTTATGTGCTGAGCTATGAAGGAAAGAATATCTATTTTGCAGGTGACACTGCACCCGGAGAGCATTTTGAAGAGATCGGCAGGCAATTCGAGATCGATTATGCACTTTTACCCATAGGGGCCTATAGACCGGAATTCATTATGAAGCACAACCATCTCGATCCGCAGGAAGCATTTGAAGCCTTCAGGCAGCTGAAAGCGAAAAAGATGGTACCGATGCACTACGGGACATTCAAGCTGACCGATGAACCTTTGGATGAACCGCTGCAGTGGATCGGGAAGATCGCAGAGGCAAACTCTGATAAGATCGTGATCTTGAAAGCAGGGGAGATATATACTTTGACGATATAG
- a CDS encoding LTA synthase family protein, whose translation MKQNIDRYRLLLYFVLIFLSISFISRAVLLTYTFPMVSSSITELAKVFLVGVFYDLVAYFYFIIPFTIYLFIVPTKVFNSKMHKFIALSLFFATIYAIVFNAFSEWFFWDEFGKRFNFIAVDYLVYTHEVLKNIQESYPMPLLLSIILLITILLYFIVDRTSGHFSKVFQDRSSYRDRLPITLVLLSIPFISFLALEKQTLATSVSDNRYNQELSKNGFYSLFSAFRNNELDYYEFYKTQDNDTVLETERKLTMNEHSTFVSNDLNNTLKNVHNGGKEKRYNVMLVMIESLSASYMGIYGNDQNLTPHMDALTQKSLFFSNFFATGTRTVRGMEAVTMGIPPTPGRSIVKRPDNHNLFGMGWVFKEKGYDNKFIYAGHGYFDNMNEYFSHNGFSIVDRFNFKENEVTFSNVWGVCDEDLFAKSIKEADKSFAQKKPFFSFIMTTSNHRPYTYPEGKIDIPSHTGRTGGVKYTDFSVNEFLKKASKKPWFSKTLFIFVADHNGGSAGKNELPIHRYKIPFLVYAPSIIKPEKITKLASQIDLAPTLFAILGWDYQSKFYGKNILDSDFRPRALIGNYQKLGLYRDNRLTILLPNKSIKEFEVRKLTLNDSRYAEMKPSQKDVNDTIAYYQSASYLYMHHLLGK comes from the coding sequence ATGAAACAGAACATCGATCGTTATAGACTTCTTCTCTATTTTGTCCTTATTTTTCTCAGTATCAGTTTTATCAGCAGAGCTGTACTTCTGACGTATACATTTCCAATGGTTTCAAGCAGTATCACGGAACTTGCAAAAGTATTTTTAGTAGGTGTTTTTTACGATCTCGTTGCCTATTTTTATTTTATCATTCCTTTTACAATCTATCTTTTTATCGTTCCGACAAAGGTATTCAATTCAAAAATGCATAAGTTCATTGCTTTAAGCCTCTTTTTCGCAACAATCTATGCCATTGTATTCAATGCTTTCAGCGAATGGTTCTTCTGGGATGAATTCGGCAAAAGATTCAACTTCATCGCAGTAGACTATCTGGTATACACACATGAAGTCCTTAAGAATATCCAGGAATCCTATCCCATGCCGCTGCTTCTCTCCATTATCCTTCTGATCACTATCCTGCTCTATTTTATTGTAGACAGGACAAGCGGACATTTCAGCAAGGTTTTTCAGGACAGAAGCAGTTACAGGGACAGACTGCCGATCACCCTTGTGCTTCTCTCTATACCTTTCATCTCTTTTCTTGCACTCGAGAAACAGACACTTGCTACTTCTGTTTCAGATAACCGTTACAACCAGGAGCTTTCAAAAAACGGTTTCTATTCTCTTTTTTCAGCATTCAGGAACAATGAGTTGGACTACTACGAATTTTATAAAACACAGGACAATGACACTGTACTTGAAACAGAAAGAAAATTGACCATGAATGAGCACAGTACATTTGTTTCAAATGATCTTAACAATACACTCAAAAACGTTCACAACGGAGGAAAAGAGAAGAGGTATAATGTAATGCTGGTCATGATCGAAAGTCTCAGTGCCTCTTATATGGGGATCTACGGCAATGATCAGAACCTTACTCCCCATATGGATGCATTGACCCAAAAGTCTCTTTTCTTCAGCAACTTTTTTGCAACCGGGACACGTACGGTCAGAGGTATGGAAGCAGTGACCATGGGAATTCCGCCTACACCGGGCCGAAGTATTGTAAAAAGACCGGACAACCACAATTTGTTCGGAATGGGATGGGTTTTTAAAGAGAAAGGGTATGACAACAAATTCATCTATGCGGGACATGGATATTTCGATAATATGAATGAATACTTTTCACACAATGGATTCTCTATTGTGGATCGCTTCAATTTTAAAGAGAATGAAGTCACTTTTTCCAATGTCTGGGGTGTCTGTGACGAAGACCTGTTCGCAAAAAGCATCAAAGAGGCCGATAAGTCCTTTGCACAGAAGAAACCGTTCTTCAGTTTCATCATGACCACCTCCAACCACAGACCCTACACTTACCCGGAAGGAAAGATCGATATACCAAGCCACACCGGACGGACGGGCGGCGTGAAATATACAGACTTTTCTGTAAATGAATTTTTGAAAAAAGCATCGAAAAAGCCATGGTTCTCCAAAACACTCTTTATTTTTGTTGCAGACCACAATGGAGGAAGCGCCGGCAAGAATGAACTTCCGATCCACAGATACAAAATACCGTTTCTTGTATATGCCCCCTCCATTATCAAGCCTGAAAAGATCACAAAACTTGCTTCCCAGATCGATCTGGCCCCTACTCTGTTTGCAATTCTAGGATGGGACTATCAGAGCAAATTTTACGGAAAAAACATTTTGGACAGTGACTTCAGGCCAAGAGCATTGATCGGGAACTATCAGAAACTGGGTCTCTACAGGGATAACCGGCTTACCATACTTCTGCCGAATAAAAGTATCAAAGAATTTGAAGTCAGGAAACTGACCCTGAATGACAGCAGATATGCAGAGATGAAGCCCTCACAGAAAGACGTGAACGATACGATCGCCTATTATCAGAGTGCAAGCTATCTCTATATGCATCACCTTTTGGGAAAATAG
- a CDS encoding ABC transporter permease — translation MFKSFLRYRYKTLLILVSATSAIASIFLITALGNGIISMYASMLKTDGDIIVMQKGVADTFFSDINRSLLVPIAKIPGVKSAQGVIVGAGAIDSVPIAGIYGVTKNRLDNYTLTEGHYPQKEGEVIVGESIASILKNPEEITLMGEPFRVSGIYKSDIGFENGGVVIAISDAGKLFHKSASFLLISLKDLSEGTEKVIRNIRALDTEVDVRSTTDFIDNYNQFKIIRISSGVIASISFFMGFLAIVSLMSMMVSDRRYEFGIKRAMGIPKHKIILQILIEVITLTLVAFILAYGISLLLLDQLQHIEKFQGYLSGEIDMLLFVRLLIGSIAMAAIGALVPALIAARVDPIILINRGQ, via the coding sequence ATGTTCAAATCTTTTTTACGCTACAGGTACAAAACACTGCTGATCCTTGTCTCAGCGACCTCCGCAATCGCTTCTATTTTCCTTATTACCGCTTTGGGTAACGGGATCATCAGCATGTATGCCTCGATGCTCAAAACAGATGGCGACATTATTGTAATGCAAAAAGGGGTGGCAGACACTTTTTTCAGCGATATCAACCGTTCCCTTCTTGTACCTATAGCAAAGATACCCGGTGTGAAGTCCGCACAGGGTGTCATCGTCGGTGCAGGAGCGATCGATTCCGTACCCATTGCCGGTATTTACGGTGTGACAAAGAACCGTTTGGACAACTATACCCTGACAGAGGGCCATTACCCGCAAAAAGAGGGTGAGGTGATCGTCGGAGAGAGTATTGCTTCGATCCTGAAAAATCCAGAAGAGATCACCCTGATGGGAGAACCGTTCCGTGTTTCGGGTATTTACAAAAGTGATATCGGTTTTGAGAACGGTGGGGTAGTGATCGCTATTTCTGATGCCGGGAAACTCTTTCACAAGAGTGCCTCGTTTCTGCTGATCTCCCTCAAAGACCTCTCCGAAGGTACGGAGAAAGTCATCAGGAACATCAGAGCACTCGATACGGAAGTGGATGTCAGGTCCACCACGGATTTCATCGACAATTACAATCAGTTCAAGATCATCCGTATCTCCAGCGGGGTGATCGCATCCATTTCGTTTTTTATGGGATTTTTGGCGATCGTGAGCCTTATGAGCATGATGGTCAGCGACCGGCGTTACGAATTCGGTATCAAGCGTGCGATGGGCATTCCCAAACACAAGATCATTTTGCAGATCCTGATCGAGGTCATTACGCTGACACTTGTTGCGTTCATACTTGCCTACGGTATCAGCCTGCTACTGCTCGACCAGCTTCAGCATATTGAAAAGTTCCAGGGCTATCTCAGCGGTGAGATCGACATGCTTCTTTTTGTCAGACTGCTTATCGGCTCCATCGCCATGGCAGCCATAGGTGCATTGGTCCCCGCACTTATCGCAGCACGTGTCGATCCTATTATCCTGATCAACAGGGGGCAGTAG
- the rraA gene encoding ribonuclease E activity regulator RraA, with amino-acid sequence MPFYTADISDEHHEKVQVLSPEYHSYGGVEKCKGPIATLKLNEENSDLIKMLKEPGEGRIAVVDVNRAHYAVVGENLMKFAHENGWAGILINGYVRDTHITKTIPVGLWALGTCPRKSHKKQPGERDVTFTFGGVFFKNGEILLADHDGIIVIDEETLEG; translated from the coding sequence ATGCCCTTTTACACAGCCGACATTTCAGATGAACATCATGAAAAGGTCCAGGTGCTTTCTCCTGAATACCACTCCTACGGTGGTGTAGAAAAATGTAAAGGCCCCATCGCTACACTGAAGCTCAATGAAGAGAACTCCGATCTCATCAAGATGCTCAAAGAACCGGGGGAAGGACGTATTGCCGTTGTAGATGTGAACCGTGCCCATTATGCTGTCGTGGGAGAGAACCTGATGAAATTCGCCCATGAGAACGGCTGGGCGGGCATACTTATCAACGGCTATGTCCGCGATACGCACATTACCAAGACCATTCCTGTCGGTCTCTGGGCTTTGGGAACATGTCCCAGAAAAAGCCATAAAAAACAGCCGGGAGAACGTGACGTGACATTTACGTTTGGAGGGGTGTTTTTCAAAAACGGGGAGATTTTACTGGCGGACCATGACGGTATTATCGTCATAGATGAGGAGACACTCGAAGGATAA
- a CDS encoding ABC transporter ATP-binding protein: protein MLRLEHISHSYDKEIILQDITLEIEPQSFNVITGESGSGKSTLLSIVSTLLKPTEGKLYFDGVESEKISDLDRFRNEKVGFVFQFHYLISHLTVYENIAMVTKKPKKEILHLLEKLDIKVLADKYPDQISGGQRQRAAVARAIINEPKYIFADEPTGNLDSVNSETVFGLLRALDATVIVATHDHSRIISTDRVITLKDGVLC from the coding sequence ATGTTGCGACTGGAACATATTTCGCACAGTTATGACAAAGAGATTATACTGCAAGACATCACACTTGAGATCGAACCGCAAAGTTTCAATGTCATCACAGGAGAGAGCGGCAGCGGGAAATCGACACTGCTTTCGATTGTCTCTACTCTGCTGAAGCCGACAGAGGGAAAACTCTATTTTGACGGTGTCGAAAGTGAAAAGATCTCTGATCTCGACCGTTTCCGCAATGAAAAGGTCGGTTTCGTCTTTCAGTTCCACTATCTCATTTCCCATCTGACGGTCTATGAAAATATTGCAATGGTTACAAAAAAGCCGAAAAAGGAGATCCTGCATCTGCTGGAAAAACTCGACATTAAGGTATTGGCCGATAAATATCCCGACCAGATCTCCGGCGGACAGCGCCAGCGTGCTGCGGTTGCCAGGGCCATCATCAATGAGCCGAAATATATTTTTGCCGATGAGCCTACCGGCAATCTTGACTCTGTCAATTCCGAGACCGTGTTCGGACTGCTGCGTGCACTGGATGCCACGGTGATCGTCGCAACACATGACCACTCACGTATCATCAGTACCGACAGGGTGATCACGCTGAAGGATGGTGTCCTATGCTGA